The genomic DNA AACTGGCGGTCGAAATCCTGGAACTCAAACAGCAACGCAATGCCGTGATCCTAGGGCACAACTACATGGAGCCAGCGCTGTTCCATTCCATCCCCGATTTTACCGGCGATTCACTTGACCTGAGTCGCAAAGCCGCTACAACCGACAAAGATGTGATTGTGTTCTGCGGCGTGCGCTTTATGGCAGAAACCGCCAAAATCCTCAACCCGACGAAGACGGTGCTGCTGCCGTCGGAGAAAGCCGGGTGTTCGCTAGCGGCAAGCATCTCAAAGATGAAATTTTA from Candidatus Kryptonium sp. includes the following:
- the nadA gene encoding quinolinate synthase NadA — encoded protein: MNTQEMFALLQRKLGKLAPEFELYYKAELAVEILELKQQRNAVILGHNYMEPALFHSIPDFTGDSLDLSRKAATTDKDVIVFCGVRFMAETAKILNPTKTVLLPSEKAGCSLAASISKMKF